A single genomic interval of Daucus carota subsp. sativus chromosome 1, DH1 v3.0, whole genome shotgun sequence harbors:
- the LOC135150057 gene encoding pentatricopeptide repeat-containing protein At5g47360-like encodes MDEADRLMREMRGFGLYPGKITYVAMTKGFVEGDRLEEACGLFKVMESHGCLPNTVMYSTLLDGVCSLGSPDKALQLLGEMEKAGGDSKPNVITYTSVIQSYCENGKSLEALSILDRMVANGYAPNRVTAKAEKVFRKMLATSVSPNSLASSLLIKKLCSKGQILDCYRLYVIIEKLGCILTIDSDIYSISLAGLCQDGHLLEAANLAGVMVEKVIELKPPYGEITIDHLKNLGELELVSHILRLQNRS; translated from the exons ATGGATGAGGCGGATAGGTTGATGAGGGAAATGAGGGGTTTTGGTCTTTATCCTGGTAAGATTACGTATGTTGCGATGACTAAGGGTTTTGTGGAGGGTGATAGGTTGGAGGAAGCGTGTGGATTGTTTAAGGTTATGGAGAGTCATGGGTGTTTGCCGAACACGGTGATGTATTCTACACTGCTTGATGGGGTTTGTAGTTTGGGGAGTCCAGACAAGGCGTTGCAGTTGTTGGGGGAGATGGAGAAAGCAGGCGGTGACAGTAAACCAAATGTTATTACTTATACATCTGTGATACAAAGCTATTGTGAAAATGGCAAGTCCTTAGAGGCGTTGAGTATTTTGGATAGAATGGTTGCCAACGGTTATGCGCCTAATAGGGTCACTGCTA AGGCTGAGAAGGTGTTCAGAAAGATGTTAGCTACTTCCGTCAGTCCTAATAGCCTGGCCTCGAGCCTTTTGATTAAGAAACTTTGTTCAAAGGGGCAGATTCTGGATTGTTATCGCTTGTACGTCATAATTGAGAAGTTGGGTTGCATATTGACAATTGATTCTGATATTTATTCTATTTCGTTGGCTGGGCTTTGCCAAGACGGACATTTGCTAGAGGCTGCAAATCTTGCTGGGGTAATGGTGGAAAAAGTTATTGAATTGAAACCTCCCTATGGTGAGATCACGATTGATCATTTGAAAAATCTTGGAGAACTCGAGCTAGTGTCTCATATTTTAAGACTTCAAAACCGGAGTTGA